Genomic DNA from Atribacteraceae bacterium:
TCATCGCTCGGAACGATCACGACACCCTGCATTGCGGTGGTGTGAATAGAGTGAAACGGAATACCTTCCCATTTCGCGCAATAGTTTTGATTTGTTTCTCAATTTAGCAGCGCTATATTTCTCGGCGATCTCCGTTCCGCGTCCATACGGAACAAGAACTGCGGCTGTACCCTTCTCAATCACGTAAAACTGCTCACCCGCAGTTTGAAATGCCTGACGTAATGCCGGGAATGGTGCTTTATCCCCAGAATTGATGTATGTACCACTACCCTTTTTGTTTTCCGATAGCAAATCATAGATGTATCCGTTATTGTATGAATAATCCATCTTATCTCTGCGCTTGTAGAAGTACTCCTGATAATAACGGTTCATCACAGCGTGCGACAACAGATCATCAACCGGTTCATCAAGTATCCGCGACGTCACATCACTGCCGCACTTAATGTCTGGCAACTTTGACAGATTTTCCTCTGCGAGATTCACGATATAAACCTCACGCCCATTCGGCTCTTCGCCGTTACGGTTACACCGCCCCGCTGCCTGAGCGATGCTGTCCAGTCCAGCCAATGCACGCACGACACAGGCGAAAGAAATATCCACGCCGGCTTCTATAAGCTGTGTACTGATACATAAAATACGCTCGCGCTTGAGCATCTTTTTGTTGCCCTCTTCTTGTTGCATGGAGTCGATTGCTTCCATGCGGTGAGCGGGACACATCGACGTGCTTAAATGCACTAG
This window encodes:
- a CDS encoding helicase-related protein, whose amino-acid sequence is DYILEHHSNFITPDDESEAQTYRFLTDRWNQPIIITTMVQFLESVYSHKGGNLRKLHNMMNAVFIFDEVQSLPVKCVHLFNNTINYLRTFGNCTALLCTATQPLIDKVERPIHFSSPSELIADTGEAFKKLKRTRIVDSTVKSGYSTEALRDFVLEKLDAVGNCLVILNTKKDVANLYRAVKNYINEDKETQIKLVHLSTSMCPAHRMEAIDSMQQEEGNKKMLKRERILCISTQLIEAGVDISFACVVRALAGLDSIAQAAGRCNRNGEEPNGREVYIVNLAEENLSKLPDIKCGSDVTSRILDEPVDDLLSHAVMNRYYQEYFYKRRDKMDYSYNNGYIYDLLSENKKGSGTYINSGDKAPFPALRQAFQTAGEQFYVIEKGTAAVLVPYGRGTEIAEKYSAAKLRNKSKLLREMGRYSVSLYSHHRNAGCRDRSER